The following are from one region of the Melaminivora suipulveris genome:
- a CDS encoding LPS-assembly protein LptD, producing MDNQILGSATFRPALPSAFSPVPASDRRPSPHRLPPRRPLARLAALMLCSAPLAALAQTGDAPPPLRASPELQEALPPAIRAQQPVFVRGDQLSGQPDVEATIEGNAELRRGDTVIHADRMHYDVPADRARASGHVRINNAGNRYAGTLLDMEVDAFHGFFSDARYRFLATGAHGEAARVDFIDRDHSVVHQATYTTCQRTDEATWQPDWILRARRIELDQTEDVGYAEAGVLEFKGVPILPVPAISFPLSDKRKSGLLPPTFGLDSVSGFEYAQPYYWNIAPNRDATITPMLMTRRGVSLAGEFRYLEPSYSGELAAQVMPNDSLRQRDRWAWRGLHSQVLPTPLGGVGLGLNIRRVSDDDYWRDFTQRGSIVGGGGSATRQQAERLLSGEGSLNWALGANSASLRVLKWQTLQDPLAPITPPYDRLPQLHWRFAPAPSGLGLGLGLDASVDADYTHFSADRRWYAQPNARRGYALAQVSRPFLAPAGFVTPRLQLHATSYQFDDPLPGGRLSASRVLPTFSLDSGLVFERDANFFGRSFLQTLEPRAFYTYTPYRDQSMLPVYDTAAMDFNFATVYTENAFGGNDRIADNNLLTLGATTRLLDPDTGAEAARFGIAQRLRFSDQRVTMPGAPVVSERLSDVLLGAGINWTPAWGLDATVQYNPKNGEFMRSTVAARYSPGAYRTVSAAYRMQKVTDLITVPDKQLDIGWQWPLNRLWGDDRTSPAQGAGRWYSVGRLNYSLQDRKLVDTIIGLEYESCCWIGRVVLERLQRSLDSSSTRVMLQLEFLGFSRLSLGANPLATLRQHVPRYQGLRENAPVPSRFSQYD from the coding sequence ATGGATAATCAGATTTTAGGCAGCGCCACCTTCCGCCCCGCGCTGCCGTCCGCCTTTTCGCCCGTGCCCGCTTCTGACCGCCGTCCTTCCCCGCACCGTCTGCCGCCGCGCCGCCCCCTAGCCCGGCTGGCGGCGCTCATGCTGTGCAGCGCGCCGCTGGCCGCGCTGGCGCAGACCGGCGACGCGCCGCCGCCGCTGCGCGCCAGCCCCGAACTGCAGGAGGCGCTGCCCCCGGCCATCCGCGCGCAGCAGCCGGTGTTCGTGCGCGGCGACCAGCTCTCGGGCCAGCCCGACGTCGAGGCCACCATCGAGGGCAACGCCGAGCTGCGCCGGGGCGACACGGTGATCCACGCCGACCGCATGCACTACGACGTGCCGGCCGACCGCGCCCGCGCCAGCGGCCACGTGCGCATCAACAACGCCGGCAACCGCTATGCAGGCACGCTGCTGGACATGGAGGTCGACGCTTTCCACGGTTTTTTCAGCGACGCGCGCTACCGCTTCCTGGCCACCGGCGCGCATGGCGAAGCGGCGCGCGTGGACTTCATCGACCGCGACCATTCCGTGGTGCACCAGGCCACCTACACCACCTGCCAGCGCACCGACGAGGCGACCTGGCAGCCCGACTGGATCCTGCGCGCGCGGCGCATCGAGCTGGACCAGACCGAGGACGTGGGTTACGCCGAGGCCGGCGTGCTGGAGTTCAAGGGCGTGCCCATCCTGCCGGTGCCGGCGATCAGCTTTCCGTTGTCCGACAAGCGCAAGTCGGGCCTGCTGCCGCCGACTTTCGGCCTGGACAGCGTGAGCGGCTTCGAATACGCCCAGCCGTACTACTGGAACATCGCACCCAACCGCGACGCGACCATCACGCCCATGCTGATGACGCGCCGCGGCGTGTCGCTGGCCGGCGAGTTCCGCTACCTGGAGCCGAGCTACAGCGGCGAGCTGGCGGCGCAGGTGATGCCGAACGACAGCCTGCGCCAGCGCGACCGCTGGGCCTGGCGCGGCCTGCATTCGCAGGTGCTCCCCACGCCCCTGGGTGGCGTGGGGCTGGGTCTGAACATCCGCCGCGTGAGCGACGACGACTACTGGCGCGACTTCACTCAGCGCGGCAGCATCGTCGGCGGCGGTGGCAGCGCCACGCGGCAACAGGCCGAGCGCCTGCTGTCCGGCGAGGGCAGCCTGAACTGGGCGCTGGGCGCCAACAGCGCCTCGCTGCGCGTGCTCAAGTGGCAGACGCTGCAGGACCCGCTGGCGCCCATCACCCCGCCCTACGACCGCCTGCCGCAGCTGCACTGGCGCTTTGCGCCGGCGCCCTCCGGCCTGGGCCTGGGCCTGGGCCTGGACGCCAGCGTGGACGCCGACTACACGCATTTCTCCGCCGACCGGCGCTGGTACGCCCAGCCCAACGCGCGGCGCGGCTACGCGCTGGCGCAGGTCAGCCGGCCGTTCCTGGCGCCGGCGGGCTTTGTCACGCCGCGCCTGCAGCTGCACGCCACCAGCTACCAGTTCGACGATCCGCTGCCCGGCGGGCGGCTGTCGGCCTCGCGCGTGCTGCCCACCTTCAGCCTGGACAGCGGCCTGGTCTTCGAGCGCGACGCCAATTTTTTTGGCCGCAGCTTTTTGCAAACCCTGGAGCCGCGCGCCTTCTACACCTACACGCCGTACCGCGACCAGAGCATGCTGCCGGTGTACGACACGGCGGCCATGGACTTCAACTTCGCCACCGTCTACACCGAGAACGCCTTTGGCGGCAACGACCGCATCGCCGACAACAACCTGCTGACCCTGGGCGCCACGACCCGGCTGCTCGATCCGGACACCGGCGCCGAGGCGGCGCGCTTCGGCATCGCGCAGCGCCTGCGCTTTTCCGACCAGCGCGTGACCATGCCGGGCGCGCCGGTGGTCAGCGAACGGCTGTCGGACGTGCTGCTGGGCGCGGGCATCAACTGGACGCCGGCCTGGGGCCTGGACGCCACGGTGCAGTACAACCCCAAGAACGGCGAATTCATGCGCAGCACCGTGGCCGCGCGCTACTCGCCCGGCGCCTACCGCACGGTGAGCGCCGCCTACCGCATGCAGAAGGTGACCGACCTGATCACCGTGCCGGACAAGCAGCTCGACATCGGCTGGCAATGGCCCCTGAACCGCCTGTGGGGCGACGACCGCACCAGCCCCGCGCAGGGCGCCGGCCGCTGGTACAGCGTGGGCCGGCTGAACTACAGCCTGCAGGATCGCAAGCTCGTGGACACCATCATCGGCCTGGAGTACGAGAGTTGCTGCTGGATCGGCCGCGTGGTGCTGGAGCGATTGCAGCGCAGCCTGGACAGCTCCAGCACGCGCGTCATGCTGCAGCTCGAATTCCTGGGTTTCTCGCGCCTGTCGCTGGGCGCCAACCCGCTGGCCACGCTGCGCCAGCACGTGCCGCGCTACCAGGGCCTGCGCGAAAACGCCCCCGTGCCCAGCCGCTTCAGCCAGTACGATTGA
- a CDS encoding ribonuclease domain-containing protein, with translation MFKAGSLAACKAFAACVVAAAALLAPAACVSARTWSDSPPPSASSPIALADLPAQGRATYALILSGGPFPYDKDGAVFGNRERLLPLQRRGYWREYTVRTPGVRHRGARRIVCGGAAPQLPEVCYYSGDHYASFRVIAP, from the coding sequence ATGTTCAAGGCTGGCTCCCTTGCCGCATGCAAGGCTTTCGCGGCGTGCGTTGTGGCTGCCGCGGCCTTGCTGGCGCCGGCCGCTTGCGTGTCGGCGCGCACCTGGTCGGACAGCCCGCCGCCCTCTGCCAGCTCCCCCATCGCCCTTGCCGATCTGCCCGCCCAGGGACGCGCCACCTATGCGCTGATCCTCTCCGGCGGGCCTTTTCCTTATGACAAGGACGGGGCGGTGTTTGGCAACCGCGAGCGGCTGCTGCCCCTGCAGCGGCGCGGCTATTGGCGCGAGTACACGGTGCGCACCCCCGGCGTGCGCCACCGCGGCGCGCGGCGCATCGTCTGCGGCGGCGCCGCGCCCCAGCTGCCCGAGGTCTGCTATTACAGCGGCGACCACTACGCCAGCTTTCGGGTCATAGCGCCATGA
- a CDS encoding barstar family protein, with amino-acid sequence MQTPPRKDQDSLLRGVRPNIVQSIRAFSAHELQESARNLGHHFLYANLAHAQTRQDILELIALQFTFPAHFGKNFDALYDCLTDPLHKCGPQPGFVVVLEQIPVTPKFDKEVREQLLDVFREAADYWADRKIAFRCFYSFL; translated from the coding sequence ATGCAAACGCCACCTCGCAAGGACCAGGACAGCCTGCTGCGTGGCGTGCGCCCCAACATCGTGCAGTCGATCCGCGCCTTCAGCGCGCACGAGCTGCAGGAGAGCGCACGCAACCTGGGCCACCACTTCCTGTACGCCAATCTGGCGCACGCCCAGACCCGCCAGGACATCCTGGAACTGATCGCGCTGCAGTTCACCTTCCCGGCGCACTTCGGCAAGAACTTCGACGCGCTGTACGACTGCCTGACCGACCCGCTGCACAAGTGCGGCCCGCAGCCGGGCTTCGTGGTGGTGCTGGAGCAGATTCCGGTCACGCCGAAGTTCGACAAGGAAGTGCGCGAGCAGCTGCTGGACGTGTTCCGCGAGGCGGCCGATTACTGGGCCGACCGCAAGATCGCCTTCCGGTGCTTCTATTCTTTTCTGTAG
- the rsmA gene encoding 16S rRNA (adenine(1518)-N(6)/adenine(1519)-N(6))-dimethyltransferase RsmA has product MARKRFGQHFLSDPAIIDAIVRAIAPRAGQPMVEIGPGLAALTQPLVERLGRLAVIELDRDLAARLRGHGQLDVIESDVLKVDFAGVAQRLGATKIRVVGNLPYNISTPILFHLLQYVHVVEDQHFMLQKEVIDRMVAPPASAAYGRLSVMLQWRYAMEDVLFVPPEAFEPPPRVDSAVVRMVPLAQPPEVDVQLLSELVQVAFSQRRKLLRHTLGAWLSAREASGGFDLQRRAEEVPVAEYVALAQVLL; this is encoded by the coding sequence GTGGCGCGCAAGCGTTTCGGCCAACACTTCCTGTCGGATCCGGCCATCATCGACGCCATCGTGCGCGCCATCGCGCCGCGCGCCGGCCAGCCCATGGTGGAGATCGGCCCCGGCCTGGCGGCGCTGACGCAGCCGCTGGTCGAACGCCTGGGCCGCCTGGCGGTGATCGAGCTGGACCGCGACCTGGCCGCGCGCTTGCGCGGCCACGGCCAGCTCGACGTGATCGAATCCGATGTATTGAAAGTGGACTTTGCCGGCGTGGCGCAAAGGCTTGGCGCTACAAAAATCAGAGTCGTGGGCAATCTGCCCTACAACATCTCCACGCCCATCCTGTTCCACCTGCTGCAGTACGTGCACGTCGTCGAGGACCAGCACTTCATGCTGCAAAAGGAGGTCATCGACCGGATGGTGGCGCCGCCGGCCAGCGCCGCCTACGGCCGGCTGTCGGTCATGCTGCAGTGGCGCTATGCGATGGAAGACGTGCTGTTCGTGCCGCCCGAGGCCTTCGAGCCGCCGCCGCGCGTGGACAGCGCCGTGGTGCGCATGGTCCCGCTGGCCCAGCCGCCGGAAGTGGACGTGCAGCTGCTGTCGGAACTGGTGCAAGTCGCCTTCAGCCAGCGCCGCAAGCTGCTGCGCCACACCCTGGGCGCCTGGCTGAGCGCCCGCGAAGCGTCCGGCGGCTTCGACCTGCAACGCCGCGCAGAGGAAGTGCCCGTGGCCGAATACGTGGCCCTGGCCCAGGTATTACTATAA
- a CDS encoding aminoglycoside phosphotransferase family protein: MSDFPASAPSSTASAPVTWSDPDRQRAFEAWLAPLAELHQLQRRTLRPASSDASFRRYLRVDAQGGATFIVMDAPPRLEDCRPFVHVQALMQEAGLLVPQILAWDEAQGFMLLSDVGRQTVIERLDERDPQAAHAWYMQAVDVLLDWQRATREGALPPYDEALLRRELQLFPDWYIARHRGVQLTEAQQQVLARSFDAIVRDNLAAPRVFVHRDFMMRNLMPGADGRLAVLDFQDAVLGPITYDIASLLRDAFISWDEEFVIDITVRYWERARRAGLLGAQSASGFGADFGEFYRAVDWMALQRHLKVAGIFARLTLRDGKPRYLADAPRFIGYIRQTCGRYRELAPLARLVDEIEGTQAAAGWAFGRM; encoded by the coding sequence ATGAGCGACTTCCCTGCTTCCGCCCCCTCCTCGACGGCGTCCGCGCCTGTGACCTGGTCCGACCCGGATCGCCAGCGCGCCTTCGAGGCATGGTTGGCGCCCCTGGCTGAGCTGCACCAGCTGCAGCGGCGCACCCTGCGTCCGGCCTCCAGCGACGCCAGCTTTCGCCGCTATCTGCGCGTCGATGCGCAGGGCGGCGCCACCTTCATCGTCATGGACGCTCCGCCGCGGCTGGAGGACTGCCGCCCCTTCGTGCACGTGCAGGCGCTGATGCAGGAAGCTGGCCTCTTGGTGCCGCAGATCCTGGCCTGGGACGAGGCGCAGGGCTTCATGTTGCTGTCCGACGTGGGCCGCCAGACAGTGATCGAGCGCCTGGACGAGCGCGACCCGCAGGCCGCGCACGCCTGGTACATGCAAGCCGTGGACGTGCTGCTGGACTGGCAGCGCGCCACGCGAGAGGGCGCCCTGCCGCCCTACGACGAGGCGCTGCTGCGGCGCGAGTTGCAACTGTTTCCAGACTGGTACATCGCGCGCCACCGCGGCGTGCAGCTCACCGAGGCGCAGCAGCAGGTGCTGGCGCGCAGCTTCGACGCCATCGTGCGGGACAACCTGGCGGCGCCGCGCGTGTTCGTGCATCGCGACTTCATGATGCGCAACCTGATGCCGGGCGCGGATGGGCGCCTGGCGGTGCTGGATTTTCAGGACGCGGTGCTGGGCCCCATCACCTACGACATCGCCAGCCTGCTGCGCGACGCCTTCATCAGCTGGGACGAGGAATTCGTCATCGACATCACCGTGCGCTACTGGGAGCGCGCGCGCCGCGCCGGCCTGCTGGGCGCGCAAAGCGCCAGCGGCTTCGGTGCCGACTTTGGCGAGTTCTACCGCGCCGTGGACTGGATGGCGCTGCAGCGGCACCTGAAGGTCGCCGGCATCTTCGCGCGCCTGACCTTGCGCGACGGCAAGCCGCGCTATTTGGCGGATGCGCCGCGTTTCATCGGCTACATCCGCCAGACCTGCGGACGCTACCGCGAGCTGGCGCCGCTCGCGCGCCTGGTGGACGAGATCGAAGGCACGCAAGCAGCGGCGGGCTGGGCCTTTGGGCGCATGTGA
- a CDS encoding peptidylprolyl isomerase — protein sequence MTLRASLHGLAGLSVLAASLGLPPALAQGLRAPPGSAAPRLPATATALPPVGGSGSAGLSAPRAADYIVAVVNSEPITNNEVRQRAARLVQQLGGQDAPPREVLAREAMERLILERVQVQLAREGGIKVDDWAIDQAEQSVARQNDVSVEEMHRRLAADGVSRERFREELRTQLLALRVRERDVEARVRVTDLDVDQYLREQQQAAGSDQLELNLGHIFIRVPEDATPVQAAEREKRASQVMAQLKAGGDFAQAAREYSDAPEATRGGELGLRPADRYPDLFVSSTRGVPAGTLVGPVRSPAGYHILKVVERARAGAIAPTAIENHARHILLRIQPGTTERQAAERLEELRSRVVGGQADFAQLAREHSQDGSAKDGGDLGWALPGRFVPEFEQALNSLAPGEIGHPVVSRFGVHLIQLLERREVKLSQRQQRDMVRETVREKKLDEAFADWLRDARARAYVEYREPPQL from the coding sequence ATGACACTCCGCGCATCCCTCCACGGCCTGGCCGGCCTGTCCGTGCTGGCCGCATCGCTCGGCCTGCCGCCCGCGCTTGCGCAGGGCCTGCGCGCGCCGCCGGGTAGCGCCGCACCGCGCCTGCCCGCCACCGCCACCGCGCTGCCGCCAGTGGGTGGCTCGGGCTCCGCCGGCCTGTCGGCGCCGCGCGCGGCCGACTACATCGTGGCCGTGGTCAATTCCGAGCCCATCACCAACAACGAGGTGCGCCAGCGCGCCGCGCGCCTGGTGCAGCAGCTCGGCGGGCAGGACGCGCCGCCGCGCGAGGTACTGGCGCGCGAGGCGATGGAGCGGCTGATCCTGGAGCGCGTGCAGGTGCAGCTGGCGCGCGAGGGCGGCATCAAGGTCGACGACTGGGCCATCGATCAGGCCGAGCAGTCCGTGGCGCGGCAAAACGATGTCAGCGTCGAGGAGATGCACCGGCGCCTGGCGGCCGACGGCGTGAGCCGCGAGCGCTTCCGCGAGGAGCTGCGCACGCAGCTGCTGGCGCTGCGCGTGCGCGAGCGCGATGTGGAGGCGCGTGTGCGCGTGACCGACCTGGATGTCGACCAGTACCTGCGCGAGCAGCAGCAGGCCGCCGGCAGCGACCAGCTGGAGCTGAACCTGGGCCACATCTTCATCCGCGTGCCCGAGGACGCCACACCGGTGCAGGCCGCCGAGCGCGAAAAGCGCGCCAGCCAAGTCATGGCGCAGCTCAAGGCCGGTGGCGACTTCGCGCAGGCGGCGCGCGAATACTCCGACGCGCCCGAGGCCACGCGCGGCGGCGAGCTGGGCCTGCGCCCGGCCGACCGCTACCCGGACCTGTTCGTGAGCAGCACACGCGGCGTGCCGGCGGGCACGCTGGTCGGGCCGGTGCGCTCGCCGGCCGGCTACCACATCCTGAAGGTGGTCGAGCGCGCCCGCGCCGGCGCCATCGCGCCCACGGCCATCGAGAACCACGCGCGCCACATCCTGCTGCGCATCCAGCCGGGCACCACCGAGCGCCAGGCGGCCGAACGCCTGGAGGAGCTGCGCAGCCGCGTCGTGGGCGGCCAGGCCGACTTCGCGCAGCTGGCGCGCGAGCATTCGCAGGACGGCAGCGCCAAGGACGGCGGCGACCTGGGCTGGGCGCTGCCCGGCCGCTTCGTGCCCGAGTTCGAGCAGGCCTTGAACAGCCTGGCACCGGGCGAGATCGGCCATCCCGTGGTGTCGCGCTTCGGCGTGCACCTGATCCAGCTGCTGGAGCGCCGCGAGGTCAAGCTGAGCCAGCGCCAGCAGCGCGACATGGTGCGCGAGACGGTGCGCGAGAAAAAGCTCGACGAGGCCTTTGCCGACTGGCTGCGCGACGCGCGCGCGCGCGCCTACGTCGAGTACCGCGAGCCGCCGCAGCTGTGA